DNA from Acidimicrobiia bacterium:
TCGCGTCAGTCGACGGGCGCGCCGGCCGGGACGCCGGGCAGCTCGAGCATCCGCTCGAGCGCGACACGGGCGCCGGCCGCGGTCTCGTCGTCGACGACGATCTGGTTCACGACCTCGCCGCGGGCCAGCGCCTCGAGGCACCAGGCCAGGTGCGGCCCGTCGATTCGGAACATCGTCGAGCAGGGGCACACGAGCGGGTCGAGCGACACCACCGTCCGGTCGGGGTGATCGGCGGCCAGGCGCTGCACCATGTGGATCTCGGTGCCGACCCCGAGCACGGCGCCGGGCGGCGCCGAGTCGACCCACTCGAGGATCCGCTCGGTCGACCCGACCCGGTCGGCGAGCAGCACCACGTCGTGGCTGCACTCGGGGTGCACGATCACCTCGCCGCTCGGGTGCTCGGCGCGGAAGGCCTCGACGTGCTCGGGGCGGAATCGCTGGTGCACGGTGCAGTGGCCCTTCCACAGCAGGAAGGTGGCCTCCTTCACCGCCCGCTCGTCGAGGCCGCCGACGTCGCGGCGCGGGTCCCAGACCCGCATCTGGGCCTCGTGATAGCCGAGGTCGTGGGCGGTGTTCCGGCCGAGGTGCTGGTCGGGGAAGAACAGCACCTTGTCGCCGCGGGCCAGCGCCCACTCCAGCACGATGCGCGCGTTCGAGGAGGTGCACACGGCCCCGCCGTGCTCGCCGACGAAGGCCTTCAGCGCCGCCGACGAGTTCATGTACGTGATCGGCACCAGCCGCTCGACGTCGGTGACGGCGGCGAGCTCGTCCCAGGCCTCGAGGACCTGGTCGAGGTCGGCCATGTCGGCCATCGAGCACCCGGCGTTGAGGTCGGGCAGCACCACCCGCTGGTGGTCGCCGGTGAGGATGTCCGCCGACTCGGCCATGAAGTGCACGCCGCAGAACACGATGTCGGTGGCGGCCGTGGTGGCGGCGGCGTCCTGGGCCAGCTTGAACGAGTCGCCCCGCACGTCGGCCCAGCGGATCACCTCGGGGCGCTGGTAGTGGTGGCCGAGGATCAGGAGCCGGGACCCGAGCTCGGCCTTCGCCGCGCCGATCCAGGCGTCGAGGTCCTCGGGGGTGGCGAGGGTGTAGCGGTCCGGCAGCGGGGCCTGAAGTCGGAGCATGTTGTCGTTCCTTCCTCGCCCGCAGGCGAGGCTCACGATCTACGGCTCCGGTCGGGCCGGCGGGGACAGCCTGGTCGCCCACCGCGGGGGTGTCGGCCCCGGAGCCGAACCTTGGCGCGGAGTACCAGGCCGGCCTACGCGCGAGCATAGTGCGCCTCGGGGGGCGTCCCCCTCGAGCCCGGCGAGCAGAAGTGCGGGCATGCGCCAGGCTGACCACATCCACGCGCCCAGCGGCGCCCGTCCCGGAACGGGGCGCTGGTGGTGGCTGCTCGTGTTCGTCCTCGTCGCCGGGCGCATCGCGGCGGTGCCGATCACCCTGGATCAGCGCGCCGCCCAGGGCAACCACAAGGTCCTGACCGGCGACATCCGCCGCTTCTACACCATCGCCACCCACCGGGGGACCCCCTACCGGGACTTCGAGGTGGAGTACCCGCCGCTCATGCTCGGCGCGATCAAGGCCCTCGACAGCTCGACGATCGGCGGCGCCACGGCGGCGACGATGTGGTCGCAGCTCGCGCTCGACTTCGCCGTGGCCGCGCTGCTGCTCTGGGGCTGGGGGCGGCGGGCCGCGGTCGCCTACCTGATCATCGGCGCGCCGTTCATCCTCTACCCGTTCCTGTACCTGCGGCTCGACCTGCTCTCGGTGGCCCTCGCGGTCGGGGGCCTGGCGCTGGTCCGGCACCGCAAGCCGGCGTTGGGCGGCGTGGCGCTGGCGCTGGCCTGCTTCGCGAAGGTGTGGCCGGTGCTGCTG
Protein-coding regions in this window:
- the nadA gene encoding quinolinate synthase NadA; protein product: MLRLQAPLPDRYTLATPEDLDAWIGAAKAELGSRLLILGHHYQRPEVIRWADVRGDSFKLAQDAAATTAATDIVFCGVHFMAESADILTGDHQRVVLPDLNAGCSMADMADLDQVLEAWDELAAVTDVERLVPITYMNSSAALKAFVGEHGGAVCTSSNARIVLEWALARGDKVLFFPDQHLGRNTAHDLGYHEAQMRVWDPRRDVGGLDERAVKEATFLLWKGHCTVHQRFRPEHVEAFRAEHPSGEVIVHPECSHDVVLLADRVGSTERILEWVDSAPPGAVLGVGTEIHMVQRLAADHPDRTVVSLDPLVCPCSTMFRIDGPHLAWCLEALARGEVVNQIVVDDETAAGARVALERMLELPGVPAGAPVD